The window TTATTTAATGTAGttgttttcttctatttttctctttcttccttctagatagcatattattattaccttgaaATATTTACATTTAGTTGTAACTTACAACATGTTTTCCCTATTGAATTAAAAGATACTTATCTCTCCTTAGCATCACATAGTTTGTGCATTGTGATGGCATATGCAAATCTCCTTAACAGcacataattatatattgtatTGGCAGGCACACTATATGTTGGGTCTTGCACTACTTGACAGGGAAGAATATTCAGAGGGCATCAAAGAATTGGAGAAGGTCTACCCCTCCCCCTCCTGCTTTTTGTAGATTATGTGAAAGTTTTGTAAACTGTGGTTGCAATTATTAGATCATCATGCGATTCTTCAATATAATGGAGATTAACTCTTTAATTCTTCCTAATTGTTTTTGCTAGAAGGACAAAGAGGTATGTTGCCAGGGTTTTTCTTCATGTTTAGTGTGATAATTAGCAGACATTTAAGGATCTTATTGGTGTCCCGCCTCTCACTGTAGGAAGCACTTACCCTGAACAAGCATCTGCAAAGAGAGTAATTACtattttgattgattgatttcTACATTGAGAACTGAATTAGAACTCAGAGAAGTAACTATTGCTAATTGCTATACCAAAGTCATGTAAGAAATATGACCATCAATTATTGGTTGGATATCCAAGTGTTTAAGAAATTGGTAGTTTCGCTGAGGAGTACTTTTATACAGTAAACCTTTTTGTTGCATGTGCTTAGTGTTAGGGTAAGATAGGGAAAAATGTGTAGATCCGCTTAACAATAGGCTATTTAGACtccaaacttaattatttttctagttGACACCACCTCAGCTTTTGTTCATTCTGATTatgctattttaattttaattatgaatcGGGAATTCCATTAAAATTTACCGCTCTGCTTTCTATCAATTATCAACTGATAAGGAGATTTGCTATTTTGTCAGCTGAAAAGCAAGCAAAGCCACAAAATTTGGTAAAGTCACTGTTAAAATTAGCACAATCCTCTATTCAATTGACAGAGAGAACTCAAATCAAAGCAAGCAAAAATTGAGGGAAgtgtcaattaaaaaaaagttgttcAGGGCCTTTCTAAAATGGCCTATTATTGAGGTGTTGTCCATGCATTTTACTTCAATGTTAAATGTGTATCTGTCAACTACCTTAATATCATATTCCTCCAGCTCGTAGTTTATTTCTTAGGTGCCCCTTATAAATAACTAAACATCAAAAATGCCATCCTGGATGGGCATTTATGAAAGTTGTGTACATACTGGGGCATCCATTGTACTGCAAACTTTTTAGGGGCATATAAGATCTTCGATGAATTGAGGGGGTGCACAGCTATGCATTTCTATTTTCAACCGCTAGTGTAGAAAGGAAGACTGTTGGTTTCTTGATACCCGATATAGAACTTTTTTTGTCAAGGAAATTTATGgagatttgaagttttaaatggCACATTGTATCCTCACCTTTCAGATGCAAGAACAACAAAGGGTGGGATACCAACAATAGTGCCTTAATGTGATGCTGTCATATAAAATTAATGCTTCTTGTATCTAACTGAAAGAGTGAGAGAAGGgcaagagagaaaacatactatatGATTTTGGATGTAGTGGTTGGGTGTCACAATTACTGGGACTGGAATCAGCATCATTTTTTTGCAGGTAACAGGATGTATGAAAGTCTGATTTCTTCAATGAGTCCATTTGATGATGTCAAACAGGCTTTGCCCTGTAAGATTTTAAAGATTACGAAATCACACGTGGATAGTGTTTGTATAGAATACATTTTAGTGCTGTTCAGCTGTTGAATTTATGATCAAGAAAATGGAGAAATAGATAGTCACCCTTGAATTGGAGGGCGCAATACAGGAAAAAAGGAAGGAAGAGTAGTtacaaaacgaaaaaaaaagaaatggaatCTAGAGGAAGATTGTAATGGCATGTGGATTACGATGGCCATTGTTCAACAGCATTATTTGTATTAATGGTTTGCATTATTTGTTATTCTTGCCTTGCTAATATTTGGGTTGTACAAAAACTTAAGTCTTTGGAACTCGGGAGGGGCCCACACTCTATGAGCTACATGGTTGAGGAAATATGGCAGGCGCTCGCCAAGGCAAAGTACACGGAATGGGAGAGGTCATCAAAGGAGATAGCATCTCAACTTCGGAAATTGGAGTATGTAATATACATAGGCCCAACAACATCCGAAATTATTCATTTTATGATCTGTGCTTAAATCTAATGCAAATTTCTCTCTAATCCAGGGAAGCATGTGAAAATGCTCTTAAGATTTATCGTGACCTTGATGGTTCAACTGAAGATGAATATGAGGAGCAGTTGATTCAGCTGAGGGAGGTGTTCAGAAAAGCCACAGTAGCTGATGTTCCAACAGAAGTGAGATTTCTACTGCCTTTTCTGCTACTTGTTTCTTCCCATATTGTCTTCTTATGGTTGTTAGAAACATTGAATTGTAGGTACCTGACCATCTGTGCTGTAAAATAACCCTAGACATCTTTCGGGACCCCGTAATTACACCATCTGGAGTTACGTACGAAAGGGCCATGCTTCTTCAACATCTCCAAAAGGTGACTTATGTAAACTTGAATAGAATCAAAGTTCCTACTTGGCCTAGCTACTCCAACGACAAGCAGTCTACATGTTTGGCAAGTAAAATCTGGAGCTTTTGCAGTGGGCTGTAAAGCTGATATGAGCTTCTGTGCTCCAGAAGTAGAAGATTTAATCTGAAACTTTTGCTTCTGTCACTGCTATTGCGAAAAGCTGTtgcgggatttttttttttttttttcagttaaaaTAAACTGTTAGTGTTCTTTTGAACGGTTCAACCTTAACAACACTACTGTAGTTCTGCAAAAGCTCTAGTTAAGGCAAATGGGCGCTAGTGCTTCACATTTAATTCTAACATGTTGGACGGCATAGGTGGGCAAGTTTGACCCGGTCACGCGGGAGCCGCTCGAGCCAGAGCAACTCGTGCCAAACCTTGCCATTAAAGAAGCTGTCCAAGCATTCCTCGATGAGCCATGGCTGGGCTTACAAGATGAGGCCATAGCTTTAGCTT is drawn from Ananas comosus cultivar F153 unplaced genomic scaffold, ASM154086v1, whole genome shotgun sequence and contains these coding sequences:
- the LOC109705262 gene encoding E3 ubiquitin-protein ligase CHIP-like — encoded protein: MAPAQASAAKQAELLKQDGNTFYKKERIGAAIDAYTGAITLCPNVAVYWTNRALCYKKRNEWRKVEDDCRKALQLDSHSVKAHYMLGLALLDREEYSEGIKELEKSLELGRGPHSMSYMVEEIWQALAKAKYTEWERSSKEIASQLRKLEEACENALKIYRDLDGSTEDEYEEQLIQLREVFRKATVADVPTEVPDHLCCKITLDIFRDPVITPSGVTYERAMLLQHLQKVGKFDPVTREPLEPEQLVPNLAIKEAVQAFLDEPWLGLQDEAIALAFNVHMHQPGDYFLMRSMIIESKEYNFHIILVHPWILNSPFVFSQMVLTNGGGVHMDCCLVLCVVSFVGFCVHTSDTL